A window from Citrus sinensis cultivar Valencia sweet orange chromosome 3, DVS_A1.0, whole genome shotgun sequence encodes these proteins:
- the LOC102609008 gene encoding probable leucine-rich repeat receptor-like protein kinase At1g68400, whose translation MNILSAAETLYLLLLMMMVSVLLPKHVVLVAASVQIADYYPAERYDLLQIRDSLNSTANLHSRWTGPPCIDNVSNWFGVSCSNGHIVSLELEEIQLAGILPPGFLQNITFLNKLSLRNNLLSGSLPNLTNLVNLETVFLSQNHFSDGIPFGYIDLPKLKKLELQENYLDGQIPPFNQTSLIDFNVSYNNLDGPIPQTRVVQSFPSSSFEHNSGLCGRPLEKLCPISPPPPSPAIPPPSPPPPPKEDKKKSLKIWSVALIAAGSALVPFLVMLLFWCCYKKVHEKEKSNEGQAGEGSAHLSEKKMPDSWSMEDPERRVELEFFDKTIPVFDLDDLLRASAEVLGKGKVGSTYKATLESGAVVAVKRVKNMNALSKKEFVQQMQLLGKLKHENLAKIVSFYYSKEEKLIIYEFLPNGSLFDLLHESRGVGRIPLAWTTRLSIIKQTAKGLAFLHQTLHSHKVPHANLKSSNILIFRENDIYRAKLTNFGFLPLLPSRKASENLAIGRSPEFPEGKRLTHKADVYCFGIILLEVITGRIPGNGSPGNNETSGDLSDWVRMVVDNDWSTDILDVEILAAREGQNEMLRLTELALECTDIAPEKRPKMSEVLRRIEEIQPMIEEND comes from the exons ATGAATATTTTGTCAGCTGCAGAAACATTATATTTGCTTctattgatgatgatggtgtcCGTTCTGTTGCCAAAACATGTTGTGCTTGTTGCAGCTTCTGTGCAAATCGCAGACTATTACCCAGCTGAAAGATATGACTTGTTGCAGATTAGAGACTCTCTCAATTCTACCGCAAATTTGCACAGTCGTTGGACGGGCCCTCCTTGCATAGATAATGTAAGCAATTGGTTTGGTGTTTCTTGTTCAAACGGGCATATTGTGAGCCTTGAGcttgaagaaattcaacttgCAGGAATTCTGCCACCAGGGTTTTTGCAGAACATTACGTTTTTGAATAAGCTCAGCCTCAGGAACAATTTGCTCTCAGGTTCTCTTCCGAATTTGACCAATCTTGTGAACCTGGAAACTGTTTTCCTCTCCCAGAATCACTTTTCGGATGGAATCCCTTTCGGCTACATTGATCTGCCAAAGCTGAAAAAGCTTGAGCTGCAAGAAAACTACTTGGATGGGCAAATTCCTCCTTTTAATCAAACAAGCTTGATAGATTTTAATGTTTCGTATAACAATCTGGACGGTCCAATTCCTCAGACTCGAGTCGTTCAGAGTTTTCCAAGCAGTTCTTTTGAGCATAATTCTGGTCTTTGTGGCAGACCTTTGGAGAAATTATGTCCAATCTCTCCTCCGCCTCCATCTCCGGCCATTCCACCACCATCTCCTCCTCCCCCGCCAAAGGAAGACAAGAAGAAGAGTCTGAAAATATGGAGTGTGGCTTTGATTGCAGCTGGTTCAGCCCTGGTTCCTTTCTTGGTCATGCTTCTATTCTGGTGTTGTTACAAAAAAGttcatgaaaaagaaaagtcaaaTGAGGGGCAAGCAG GGGAAGGATCAGCACACTTGTCTGAGAAGAAAATGCCGGATTCTTGGAGCATGGAGGATCCAGAAAGAAGGGTAGAATTGGAATTTTTCGACAAGACCATTCCGGTATTTGACTTGGATGATTTGCTAAGAGCATCAGCAGAAGTGTTAGGCAAGGGGAAAGTAGGCAGTACATATAAAGCGACATTGGAATCAGGTGCTGTTGTTGCTGTGAAGAGAGTCAAGAACATGAATGCATTGAGCAAAAAGGAATTTGTTCAGCAGATGCAACTGCTGggaaaattaaagcatgaaaATCTTGCCAAGATTGTCTCATTTTACTATTCAAAAGAGGAGAAGCTGATCATATATGAGTTTTTGCCTAATGGAAGCTTGTTTGATCTTTTACATG aaAGCAGAGGAGTTGGAAGAATACCTTTGGCTTGGACTACAAGGCTGTCAATCATCAAACAAACAGCTAAAGGTCTAGCTTTTCTTCACCAAACTTTACATTCCCACAAGGTGCCTCACGCAAACCTGAAGTCCTCAAACATTCTGATCTTTCGCGAAAATGACATTTATCGCGCTAAGCTCACAAACTTTGGATTCCTACCTCTGCTTCCATCGCGTAAAGCCTCCGAAAATCTAGCTATTGGCAGATCACCAGAATTTCCTGAAGGAAAAAGGCTGACACACAAGGCTGATGTTTATTGTTTTGGTATCATTTTACTGGAGGTTATTACTGGAAGGATTCCGGGGAATGGTTCTCCTGGCAACAATGAAACGTCGGGTGATCTTTCCGACTGGGTTCGGATGGTGGTGGACAATGATTGGTCGACGGATATATTGGATGTCGAAATATTGGCAGCAAGAGAAGGGCAAAATGAAATGTTGAGGCTGACAGAGTTGGCCTTAGAATGCACAGATATTGCACCTGAAAAGAGGCCTAAGATGAGTGAAGTGTTGAGAAGAATTGAAGAGATTCAGCCAATGATTGAAGAAAATGAttga